GCCCCATTATATGGTGCCGAGTTTTGTGATGCGTCTAGATCGAATCCCGCTTACGCATAACGGGAAAGTCGATCGAAAAAAACTTCCCGAGTTCCAGGCTTGTCAGGTGGAGGGTAGGGAGTCAGAGGAGCTGCAGCCCAGTGACACGATTGAGAAGGAACTATTGGAGTTGTGGAGAAAACTGCTTCGGAAGGATCAGATCGGCCTGTTAGACGACTTCTTTGATCTCGGGGGGAATTCTCTACTGGCAGTCAAACTGGAACTGGAGCTCGAATCGAAGGGATATCCGGTCGATCATATCGGAGTATTTCGTTATCGTACAATTAAGCAGTTTGCGGACTATTTTCGATCCAGGCAGTGAGTTGTGCGAAGGAGTGATGGGGGGAAGCGATGAAAGCGATTAAGGATACATCCGCATTGTACACATTTGTCCAATGGATCAGACCCTACCAGGGATGGATTTGGTTAAGCGTCCTCTTCTCCATCATCGTGGGTATTATTGATGTTTCACTGGCAATCTTGTCCAAGAATGTATTGGATACCGCATTTGAAAAGGAAGTGGATCAAGTTGTCCCCTTAGTCTATGCTATGTTGATAGCAATAACGGCGGGAGTCGCTTGCAAATTCTTAATCAAACTTTCTTCTATTCATTTCAGTGCATATGTAATCCGTGACATCAGAGCAAGACTGTTTCAGAAGTTTGTAAAAATGCCGATCTCTGTTGTAGAGAGCAAGCATTCTGGAAATCTTGGCTCGCATGTGAATAATGATACAGCGGTTATAGAGAATGTACTAGAAAACAAGTTTTACGAATACATTTATTATCCGCTTGTATTTGTTTGTGCGTTTATTTATTTGTTTCATATTAACTGGCAATTGTTATTGTTTAGTGTCATACTCATTCCTACTTCTTCCTTTTTAATTGGACGTTTAGCAAGGCCGATTGACCGAATGACTGCGGATATTCAATCCAGATTTGGACAGATCAATTCAAGTGTCCAGGAGACGGTGGGGGGAATAGCCGTAGTCAAGGCCTACAATTTGCAAAACATATTCATAAATAGATTTAGAAGTGTTTTGCATCATTTATTCCAGCAATCGATGAAAATCGAGCGTAGAAAAGCTTGGATGGAGCCAGTTAATACCCTGCAAATGTGGGGAACTTATTTTCTCTGCACCATAATTAGTGCATACATGGCAGCAGTTGGCGCCATTTCTGTAGGAGAACTGCTTGTTTTTTTGGTCTTGATCAATCAGGTCATCAATCCGATCTCGGCGTTGCCCCAGTTAATTAGTAATTTCAAAATGGTCTTGGCGGCGACAGAAAGAATAGAAGGTGTGCTGTCTCAAGAACAGGAAAGGACGGGAGGGACGGTTTATACAAATCTGAGGAACGAAGTCGCGATTCAGCTCAAACAAGTATCCTTCTCCTATGGCGCCGGGAAAAAAGTATTGGATCGAGTTGACTTGACTCTCGAAAAAGGCAAGACGTTGGCGATTGTAGGGCCAAGTGGAGCAGGGAAATCTTCCGTCTTCAATTTAATTTGCGGCTTATATGAACTGTCTTCCGGAAGCATTGAAATGTGGGGCAGAGATATGCGAGAGTTGGATATCGCGTTCATCCGATCGCAAATTTCAATCGTTTCCCAAGATACTTTTTTGTTTCCCGCATCCATTATGGATAATCTGAAATATGCCCGTTCGGATGCCACCCAGGAAGAGTTAATTGAGGCATCCAAGGCGGCACATGCCCATGAGTTCATCATGAGCCTTCCACAGGGCTACGACACTTTCTTAGAGGAACGAGGCTCAAATTTGTCCGGGGGGCAGAAGCAGCGACTTTCTATAGCCAGAGCATTTCTAAAGAATGCCCCTATCTTGCTGTTAGATGAACCGACCTCGGCATTGGACGCTCACTCCGAAGAGTCGATTCAAACGGCGTTGAGGGATATTTGCCGGGATCGTTCTACGATAATTATTGCACATCGCCTCTCCACAATAAAAGATGCAGATGAAATTATTGTCATGGATCAAGGAAGGATAATAGAGCGCGGTACCCATGAGGTCATGGTAAATAGGGCAGGGATCTATAGAGATCTTTATGCAGCAACGCGACCGTCCATGGGAAGGGGGATATAAATCATGAAGACACTTCGAACCAATTTGCACGAGTGCAGCGTCATGTTTCGTGCGATGGCAAAGAGAAGGTGGCTTTACGCAGTAGGAATATTAGGCGATGCCATGTCGCATGCCAGTCTTCCCATTATTGCTGCATTTGTTTATATTGACTCTTTCGAGGCGGCAGTGGCTAGAGATACCGATGCTATTTTGCATGCAACAATTTTATTCAGTATAAGTATTCTTATCGTATCCGTATTTGCATCCGTATGTAAGTATATGGCTATGTTTCAAGTGAAAAAGTGGATTCAAGAGATGCGCAGCAGAATGTACGGCCACGTAAGTCATCTGCCGATGTCCAGCTTCGAAGATAAGCATACCGGCGATTTCGTTTCGAGATTGACAACAGACCTTAACACGATGGAAGAACTTTTCCTGAATCAGTTCCGTTCTTTTGCCTATTTTGTAAGCTATAGCATTGGATCTATCGTTACGATGTTTCTGCTAGAGTGGAGAATTGCCATTGTGCTAGTTTTAATCACCGCAGTATCTTCCCTATTCATTACGCGCTTCGCTCACAGCCTGCGCCGATCGACTGATCGACTTCAGTCTCAAAAAGCGAAGCTGACGGAACGGACGATTGATTTGCTGTCTGGCTTAAGGGTAATCAAGATGTATCAAGCGGAGCAAGTGATTGTACATAAGAATCTCGAGGTCAATGAGGAGATTACCGTTACAAAAAAACAAATTGGCCGGAAGATAGCGCTAATGGACGGGATTAGCTATTTCATAAGCATCTTCAATTATTATGGCGTCATTCTAGCGGGGATATTTATGGTTATTACCGGGCACATTGGAATCGGTATTCTCATTGCATTCGCACAATTGCAGTTCAATATGGCCAATGCCTTTTTACAAATCAGCAACTTTGTTGTTGAAGTACAAGGAGGGCTTGCAGGGGCGGTTCGCGTGTTCGGTTTGCTTGAAATGGAAAGGGAACAACAAGACGACGGAAAAGCACTTCCTCAATCTACCGCCGTATCACAGAGTATGGTTGAGTGCAAACACGTCAATTTTTCGTATACTGCGAAGGCTCCTGCGCTACAAGATATCAATTTTAAGATCGAAAACGGGCAATTTGCCGCATTTGTAGGACCGAGTGGCGGGGGGAAATCTACGCTGATCAAATTGCTTCTTGGGTTTTACAAACAATTCGACGGAGAAATTCTCATAAATGGGGTGCCTCTTCGTCATTACTCGCTCGTTGAATTGCGAGAGATGATTGCATTTATCCCTCAGGACGCCTATATATTTGAGGGCAGCATCTATGAAAACATTCGATTTGGGAGTCCCAATGCGACCAGAGAACAGGTGGAGAGCGCTGCAAAAGCCGCGATTGCCCATGAGTTCATCCTTTCATTCCCGGAAGGATATGAAACCCAGGTGGGCGAACGTGGATCGAAGCTATCTGGAGGACAGAAACAACGTATCTCCATTGCCAGAGCATTCTTGAAGAATGCACCCATTGTCATACTTGATGAGGCAACCTCGGCTCTTGATTCAGATTCGGAGAGACTGATTCACGAATCATTAACTACACTTTCGAAAAATAGAACTATGGTTGTGATTGCTCACCGGCTATCCACGATTGAAAACGCAGACATCATTTATGTGTTGCAGGATGGGAAAATCGCTGAGTTTGGCACTCACCAAGAGCTTACTCAAGGCAAAGGGCTCTATTATGCGTTAAGAAATCAACGTATTTCATAATACATGGTGCGAGGTTAAGGCAATGATGGAGATTGATTCTGAAAAGAAATTGGGGACATGGGGACTTACTGCCTTTTATATCTCTTCTGTCGTAGGCGTAGGGATATTAGTTGTTCCGGGAATTGCCTACCAAATTGCGGGTCCGGCTTCATTGATTTCTTGGATTATTCTGATTCTCAGTTCTATTCCTCTTGCCTTCCTTTTCGCTAGAATTTCCATGCTGTACCCAAACAGCGGAGGGTTAATTCATTATATTCGATTAATGTTCGGCAAGCGGATTGGAGATGCCTCAGGATTTTTGCTCTTGATTACGATGATTGCTGGAAATCCGATTATGGGCATTGCATCAGCCAGATATTTGCTGCATCTGTGGCAACTACCAGCTACAAATGGCATGGTGCTAGCCGTTGGTTTTGGCTTTATGTTCCTGTCAGTGCTTTTCAATCTGCTTCATATCAAAACAGGCAGTCGCGTTCAGTTGGGCATTCTGGCCGCATTGATTGCAGGACTATTGGCGACTGTCTTCATTGCAGTACCACATTTTCAGCTTGAAAATCTAACTCCTTTTGCGCCAAATGGGTATTTTTCAATCGGAGCAGCCATGGTCGTTTGTTTCTATTCATTTTTAGGCTGGGAGAATGTCTCCACAATCGCGGAAGAAGTCAAGCATCCAAAGCGCACCTATAAAAAAGCAGTATTGCTTGCCGTAGGCTTGGTAGGCATCCTATATCTGGCACTTACGACTTCGGTAATTATGGTGCTCTCTTATGGGAAGTCTGACGAATACTCGCTTGTCCTCGCAAGTCTGCTAAGTGAAATCAGCACGCCAAACGCGACTTATATGGGTACAATTGCAGCCATAATTTTGATGGTATTATGTACGAATGCATGGGTGCTTGGGGCTTCGAGACTTGTGACAGCTCTTTCTAGAGATGGTGTTATACCGGCCGTATTTACCAAAGTCTCACGGACTACGAATGCTCCATACTTATCATTATTTTTGCTGCTAGCCTTTTATGGGCTTGTTTTGCTGCTGCTGTATTTTGGAACAGGGACGGAGAAGGAGTTGATTTTATTCGCTAACAGCAGTTTTATTCTTGTGTATGTAATCACATTTCTTGCAACTTATCGCAACTTAAACGCGGGGTTGTATCGGATATATTCTCTCATATCCATCATATTTTGCGTGATATCCATGTTTTTTATAGGCTGGATGATTGTGATATCTGCATTGTTTATGGCTATGTATATCTTGTATCATAGGAGAAAAACAAAACATGGAGAAAAAGTGGTTTGATGCCGTCATTGTTGGGGGAGGAGTAATAGGCGCCTCCATTTTTGCGCAGTTGATTGAATCTGGTATGACATCTGTCGCATTAATTGAGAAGTCTAGCTTTGCCCAAGGGTCTACTGGCAAGTCAGGCGGGATGCTGCGAACGTATCATCCAGATTCTTATTTAAGTGACCTGGCATTTGAGAGCATGCCTGTTTTTTTGAACTTTCGGGATTTGTATCGAGGGGAGTGCGGATATACGCAAACTGGTTTCGTCTTTTTGGAACCAGTGAACAGAGGAGAAGATGCCTTTAGGGAAGTAGCTAGAATCAATAGCAAGCTGCCAGTGCTTCAAATACTGGATCTAGACAAAGCTAAGCTGCCCATTCGATTCGAGAATGTAGGCGTTGCGATCTATGAGGAGCGTGGAGGATACGGTGATCCTGTTCAAACGACATTATCGTGGATCAAATACGGCCGTGAACAGGGAGGAATCGCCTACGAGGGAGTCGAAGTCAAGAATCTGATCGTACAGTCCGGGAAAGTCTCAGGGATAGAAACTTCTATCGGAAGAATGGAGTCGGATGTCGTTATTGTAGCGGCCGGAGCATGGAGCAAGATGCTCTTGGAGGGGCTCAGCTCGGAGGCGGATTGTATTCGTACCAAAGCGATACAAATGAATGCATACATCTGTCCCGAAGGCATAACAGGACCACCGCCGTTTATTGACAATACCACCCAATTATACAGCAGACCGGGTCCGGGCGGTATTATATCAATTGGAGCGCCTACGGACCAATGGGATATTCATCCTGATCAGCAGTATTCAGTTGATTCACTAGCCGTAGAATACGTAAAAAATCAGGCTGTAAAGAGATTAAGTTGGATGACAAGTGCAGCAGTTTCTGGGGGAAAACGCAGCTTTGATGCTTACACAGCGGATAATCGGGGAATTCTTTCAAGTTCCGATCAGGTCAAGGGTTTATTCATCTGTTCAGGTTGGAGCGGTGGAGGTTATAAAATCGCACCTGAAGTCGGTCGGTTGGTTAAAAATTCAGTAATTTCATATTTGTCATAAAAAGTGAGATGATCAGGGAGGATGAACATGCAAATGGCAACAATCACAGTTCAGCAGGCAACCATAGAGCA
This Xylanibacillus composti DNA region includes the following protein-coding sequences:
- a CDS encoding ABC transporter ATP-binding protein, which encodes MKAIKDTSALYTFVQWIRPYQGWIWLSVLFSIIVGIIDVSLAILSKNVLDTAFEKEVDQVVPLVYAMLIAITAGVACKFLIKLSSIHFSAYVIRDIRARLFQKFVKMPISVVESKHSGNLGSHVNNDTAVIENVLENKFYEYIYYPLVFVCAFIYLFHINWQLLLFSVILIPTSSFLIGRLARPIDRMTADIQSRFGQINSSVQETVGGIAVVKAYNLQNIFINRFRSVLHHLFQQSMKIERRKAWMEPVNTLQMWGTYFLCTIISAYMAAVGAISVGELLVFLVLINQVINPISALPQLISNFKMVLAATERIEGVLSQEQERTGGTVYTNLRNEVAIQLKQVSFSYGAGKKVLDRVDLTLEKGKTLAIVGPSGAGKSSVFNLICGLYELSSGSIEMWGRDMRELDIAFIRSQISIVSQDTFLFPASIMDNLKYARSDATQEELIEASKAAHAHEFIMSLPQGYDTFLEERGSNLSGGQKQRLSIARAFLKNAPILLLDEPTSALDAHSEESIQTALRDICRDRSTIIIAHRLSTIKDADEIIVMDQGRIIERGTHEVMVNRAGIYRDLYAATRPSMGRGI
- a CDS encoding ABC transporter ATP-binding protein translates to MKTLRTNLHECSVMFRAMAKRRWLYAVGILGDAMSHASLPIIAAFVYIDSFEAAVARDTDAILHATILFSISILIVSVFASVCKYMAMFQVKKWIQEMRSRMYGHVSHLPMSSFEDKHTGDFVSRLTTDLNTMEELFLNQFRSFAYFVSYSIGSIVTMFLLEWRIAIVLVLITAVSSLFITRFAHSLRRSTDRLQSQKAKLTERTIDLLSGLRVIKMYQAEQVIVHKNLEVNEEITVTKKQIGRKIALMDGISYFISIFNYYGVILAGIFMVITGHIGIGILIAFAQLQFNMANAFLQISNFVVEVQGGLAGAVRVFGLLEMEREQQDDGKALPQSTAVSQSMVECKHVNFSYTAKAPALQDINFKIENGQFAAFVGPSGGGKSTLIKLLLGFYKQFDGEILINGVPLRHYSLVELREMIAFIPQDAYIFEGSIYENIRFGSPNATREQVESAAKAAIAHEFILSFPEGYETQVGERGSKLSGGQKQRISIARAFLKNAPIVILDEATSALDSDSERLIHESLTTLSKNRTMVVIAHRLSTIENADIIYVLQDGKIAEFGTHQELTQGKGLYYALRNQRIS
- a CDS encoding APC family permease; translated protein: MMEIDSEKKLGTWGLTAFYISSVVGVGILVVPGIAYQIAGPASLISWIILILSSIPLAFLFARISMLYPNSGGLIHYIRLMFGKRIGDASGFLLLITMIAGNPIMGIASARYLLHLWQLPATNGMVLAVGFGFMFLSVLFNLLHIKTGSRVQLGILAALIAGLLATVFIAVPHFQLENLTPFAPNGYFSIGAAMVVCFYSFLGWENVSTIAEEVKHPKRTYKKAVLLAVGLVGILYLALTTSVIMVLSYGKSDEYSLVLASLLSEISTPNATYMGTIAAIILMVLCTNAWVLGASRLVTALSRDGVIPAVFTKVSRTTNAPYLSLFLLLAFYGLVLLLLYFGTGTEKELILFANSSFILVYVITFLATYRNLNAGLYRIYSLISIIFCVISMFFIGWMIVISALFMAMYILYHRRKTKHGEKVV
- a CDS encoding NAD(P)/FAD-dependent oxidoreductase codes for the protein MEKKWFDAVIVGGGVIGASIFAQLIESGMTSVALIEKSSFAQGSTGKSGGMLRTYHPDSYLSDLAFESMPVFLNFRDLYRGECGYTQTGFVFLEPVNRGEDAFREVARINSKLPVLQILDLDKAKLPIRFENVGVAIYEERGGYGDPVQTTLSWIKYGREQGGIAYEGVEVKNLIVQSGKVSGIETSIGRMESDVVIVAAGAWSKMLLEGLSSEADCIRTKAIQMNAYICPEGITGPPPFIDNTTQLYSRPGPGGIISIGAPTDQWDIHPDQQYSVDSLAVEYVKNQAVKRLSWMTSAAVSGGKRSFDAYTADNRGILSSSDQVKGLFICSGWSGGGYKIAPEVGRLVKNSVISYLS